In a genomic window of Oncorhynchus keta strain PuntledgeMale-10-30-2019 chromosome 28, Oket_V2, whole genome shotgun sequence:
- the LOC118361704 gene encoding BCLAF1 and THRAP3 family member 3-like isoform X2 codes for MSRPRSPHYSHRGSPRRQDARRFPWDDPDFDPQQVLADLGRLPWEENRNPGESHEDQWVRFMDEIHPDGHRRPMPRGSLRPKGHRRPISPGLHRPDQHLPPEDFHHCRTPPPPHELGYAERRRLSPHDGGGGGRGRVKEEFQRCEGKLPPSPQRLPRERLPSLAPQHTHYSPSHHQRAPSAGWRREEGDQSQGRSRDRSPRERVQGGGKWERRGEGGDSPGSYRDRKRDDMQREWSTISDRNRRETVEPVNPGYGRETEFRERRPSLERPREGYRGGRPLGRSGPLGGHNGRGPKALIVEHEHDIMNSGGPEPYHNHRGPDRNRSHSHDRFSHHHNQVGASEERFRKSGSRSNTREEARRQPAHERRGPIRESKRGPVHEDRRGPIHESKRSPNRQGRARPIGFQDRGSPTDPKARNSTFCGAREAPARGGKRQMGPSRNQPQPLLQGQQGYQPRGANSQHSPPEHQRYQPRGDDWDMEPREEEPGWAEESDMEPPWEQDRGQGPRGGRPPAQCRMGPRKPQLRDLNPNWNQQQNNMAMPRKGAGKEETLTIKVDMKRTMGQNSQLCYSSDRQLSLDLVNVGRQRLDFLPMLEHSGTYRESTMHSGTFAQEIITLVHQVKEHYFRGDSVKLTERFCGAQDGLPEEEQEEERPTLNRRFNMSLSEPDMEPLFSKVGRMQKQQQAVSDPGDLRHDLERRRQERLEGVKVTIPGGRLSKRPLVAGSDHHEEYGSGEEEVQEEEDGFSSGWPGLPQRGGRWPGEMRRGGIVRQNMGGQRRNNRSPNLPGNHLGPIRQQNRNINGANW; via the exons ATGTCAAGGCCACGATCGCCACATTATTCTCACAG AGGCAGTCCAAGGAGGCAAGATGCCCGGAGGTTCCCCTGGGACGACCCAGACTTCGACCCCCAGCAGGTTCTGGCTGACCTGGGCAGGCTGCCCTGGGAAGAGAACCGCAACCCTGGGGAGTCTCACGAGGACCAGTGGGTCCGCTTCATGGACGAGATCCATCCAGATGGCCACAGAAGACCTATGCCTAGAGGGAGCCTTCGGCCAAAGGGCCACAGAAGACCTATTTCCCCAGGTCTCCACAGGCCTGACCAACACCTCCCCCCAGAGGACTTCCACCATTGCAGGACCCCACCGCCCCCCCACGAGCTGGGCTACGCCGAACGCAGGAGGCTCTCCCCCCATGATGGAGGAGGGGGTGGCAGAGGAAGAGTGAAAGAAGAATTCCAAAGATGCGAAGGAAAGCTGCCCCCCTCCCCGCAGAGGCTACCCAGAGAGAGGCTGCCATCACTGGCCCCGCAGCACACTCACTACAGCCCTAGCCACCACCAGAGAGCGCCCTCTGCAggttggaggagagaagagggggaccAGAGCCAGGGGAGGTCCAGGGACCGCAGCCCCAGGGAGAGGGTTCAGGGCGGGGggaagtgggagaggaggggtgagggtggAGATTCTCCCGGTTCCtatagagacaggaagagagacgaCATGCAAAGAGAGTGGAGCACCATCTCTGACCGGAACCGGAGGGAAACTGTTGAACCGGTGAATCCTGG GTACGGGAGGGAGACAGAGTTTAGGGAGCGCCGCCCCTCGCTGGAGAGGCCCCGGGAAGGGTACAGAGGAGGGAGGCCACTGGGGCGCAGTGGCCCCCTAGGTGGCCACAATGGCCGGGGGCCTAAAGCCCTCATCGTGGAGCATGAACATGATATTATGAACAGCGGAGGGCCAGAACCGTACCACAACCACAGGGGCCCCGACCGCAACCGGAGCCACAGCCACGACCGATTCAGTCATCATCACAACCAGGTCGGAGCCTCTGAGGAGCGGTTCAGGAAGTCAGGCAGCAGGTCCAATACTAGAGAGGAGGCCAGGCGCCAGCCTGCACATGAGAGGAGGGGGCCTATACGTGAGTCCAAAAGGGGCCCTGTCCATGAAGATAGGAGGGGGCCTATACATGAGTCCAAAAGAAGCCCTAACCGTCAGGGGAGAGCCAGGCCTATAGGCTTCCAGGATAGAGGTAGTCCCACGGATCCCAAGGCCAGAAACAGTACATTCTGTGGGGCAAGGGAGGCCCCAGCCCGGGGTGGCAAGAGACAGATGGGGCCCTCCAGGAACCAACCCCAGCCTCTCCTCCAGGGACAGCAGGGGTACCAACCACGGGGTGCCAACTCTCAGCACTCCCCTCCAGAGCACCAGAGGTACCAACCCAGGGGAGATGACTGGGACATGGAGCCCAGAGAGGAGGAGCCCGGCTGGGCAGAAGAGAGCGACATGGAGCCCCCCTGGGAGCAGGATCGGGGACAAGGGCCACGAGGAGGCCGGCCACCGGCACAGTGCAGGATGGGACCCAGGAAACCTCAGCTTAGAGATCTCAACCCCAACTGGAACCAGCAGCAGAACAACATGGCAATGCCTCGCAAAGGAGCCGGCAAGGAGGAGACACTCACCATCAAAGTGGACATGAAGCGCACCATGGGCCAGAACAG CCAGCTGTGCTACTCTTCAGACCGCCAGCTGTCGTTGGATCTGGTCAATGTGGGCCGCCAGCGCCTCGACTTCCTACCCATGCTAGAGCATTCTGGGACGTACCGGGAGTCCACAATGCACTCTGGAACTTTTGCCCAGGAGATCATCACCCTGGTGCACCAGGTCAAAG agCATTACTTTAGGGGTGATAGTGTAAAGCTGACCGAGCGTTTCTGTGGCGCCCAAGATGGTCTGcctgaggaggagcaggaggaagagaggccTACTCTGAACAG gcGGTTCAACATGAGTCTGTCAGAGCCAGACATGGAACCTCTCTTCTCCAAAGTTGGCCGCATGCAG aAGCAGCAGCAGGCGGTGAGTGACCCAGGAGACCTGAGACAtgacctggagaggaggagacaggagaggctgGAAGGGGTGAAGGTCACCATCCCTGGAGGCAGGCTTTCAAAGCGCCCCCTGGTTGCTGGGAG TGACCATCATGAGGAGTATGGTAGTGGGGAAGAGGAGGttcaggaggaagaggatggctTCTCTTCAGGCTGGCCAGGCCTaccacagagaggagggaggtggcccggagagatg aggagaggaggcataGTTAGACAAAACATGGGCGGCCAGCGGAGGAACAACCGGTCTCCTAATCTCCCCGGCAACCATCTGGGACCAATAAGGCAACAGAACCGCAATATTAACG GTGCCAACTGGTGA
- the LOC118361704 gene encoding BCLAF1 and THRAP3 family member 3-like isoform X1, translating into MDVLCAKVERMSRPRSPHYSHRGSPRRQDARRFPWDDPDFDPQQVLADLGRLPWEENRNPGESHEDQWVRFMDEIHPDGHRRPMPRGSLRPKGHRRPISPGLHRPDQHLPPEDFHHCRTPPPPHELGYAERRRLSPHDGGGGGRGRVKEEFQRCEGKLPPSPQRLPRERLPSLAPQHTHYSPSHHQRAPSAGWRREEGDQSQGRSRDRSPRERVQGGGKWERRGEGGDSPGSYRDRKRDDMQREWSTISDRNRRETVEPVNPGYGRETEFRERRPSLERPREGYRGGRPLGRSGPLGGHNGRGPKALIVEHEHDIMNSGGPEPYHNHRGPDRNRSHSHDRFSHHHNQVGASEERFRKSGSRSNTREEARRQPAHERRGPIRESKRGPVHEDRRGPIHESKRSPNRQGRARPIGFQDRGSPTDPKARNSTFCGAREAPARGGKRQMGPSRNQPQPLLQGQQGYQPRGANSQHSPPEHQRYQPRGDDWDMEPREEEPGWAEESDMEPPWEQDRGQGPRGGRPPAQCRMGPRKPQLRDLNPNWNQQQNNMAMPRKGAGKEETLTIKVDMKRTMGQNSQLCYSSDRQLSLDLVNVGRQRLDFLPMLEHSGTYRESTMHSGTFAQEIITLVHQVKEHYFRGDSVKLTERFCGAQDGLPEEEQEEERPTLNRRFNMSLSEPDMEPLFSKVGRMQKQQQAVSDPGDLRHDLERRRQERLEGVKVTIPGGRLSKRPLVAGSDHHEEYGSGEEEVQEEEDGFSSGWPGLPQRGGRWPGEMRRGGIVRQNMGGQRRNNRSPNLPGNHLGPIRQQNRNINGANW; encoded by the exons GTGGAGAGAATGTCAAGGCCACGATCGCCACATTATTCTCACAG AGGCAGTCCAAGGAGGCAAGATGCCCGGAGGTTCCCCTGGGACGACCCAGACTTCGACCCCCAGCAGGTTCTGGCTGACCTGGGCAGGCTGCCCTGGGAAGAGAACCGCAACCCTGGGGAGTCTCACGAGGACCAGTGGGTCCGCTTCATGGACGAGATCCATCCAGATGGCCACAGAAGACCTATGCCTAGAGGGAGCCTTCGGCCAAAGGGCCACAGAAGACCTATTTCCCCAGGTCTCCACAGGCCTGACCAACACCTCCCCCCAGAGGACTTCCACCATTGCAGGACCCCACCGCCCCCCCACGAGCTGGGCTACGCCGAACGCAGGAGGCTCTCCCCCCATGATGGAGGAGGGGGTGGCAGAGGAAGAGTGAAAGAAGAATTCCAAAGATGCGAAGGAAAGCTGCCCCCCTCCCCGCAGAGGCTACCCAGAGAGAGGCTGCCATCACTGGCCCCGCAGCACACTCACTACAGCCCTAGCCACCACCAGAGAGCGCCCTCTGCAggttggaggagagaagagggggaccAGAGCCAGGGGAGGTCCAGGGACCGCAGCCCCAGGGAGAGGGTTCAGGGCGGGGggaagtgggagaggaggggtgagggtggAGATTCTCCCGGTTCCtatagagacaggaagagagacgaCATGCAAAGAGAGTGGAGCACCATCTCTGACCGGAACCGGAGGGAAACTGTTGAACCGGTGAATCCTGG GTACGGGAGGGAGACAGAGTTTAGGGAGCGCCGCCCCTCGCTGGAGAGGCCCCGGGAAGGGTACAGAGGAGGGAGGCCACTGGGGCGCAGTGGCCCCCTAGGTGGCCACAATGGCCGGGGGCCTAAAGCCCTCATCGTGGAGCATGAACATGATATTATGAACAGCGGAGGGCCAGAACCGTACCACAACCACAGGGGCCCCGACCGCAACCGGAGCCACAGCCACGACCGATTCAGTCATCATCACAACCAGGTCGGAGCCTCTGAGGAGCGGTTCAGGAAGTCAGGCAGCAGGTCCAATACTAGAGAGGAGGCCAGGCGCCAGCCTGCACATGAGAGGAGGGGGCCTATACGTGAGTCCAAAAGGGGCCCTGTCCATGAAGATAGGAGGGGGCCTATACATGAGTCCAAAAGAAGCCCTAACCGTCAGGGGAGAGCCAGGCCTATAGGCTTCCAGGATAGAGGTAGTCCCACGGATCCCAAGGCCAGAAACAGTACATTCTGTGGGGCAAGGGAGGCCCCAGCCCGGGGTGGCAAGAGACAGATGGGGCCCTCCAGGAACCAACCCCAGCCTCTCCTCCAGGGACAGCAGGGGTACCAACCACGGGGTGCCAACTCTCAGCACTCCCCTCCAGAGCACCAGAGGTACCAACCCAGGGGAGATGACTGGGACATGGAGCCCAGAGAGGAGGAGCCCGGCTGGGCAGAAGAGAGCGACATGGAGCCCCCCTGGGAGCAGGATCGGGGACAAGGGCCACGAGGAGGCCGGCCACCGGCACAGTGCAGGATGGGACCCAGGAAACCTCAGCTTAGAGATCTCAACCCCAACTGGAACCAGCAGCAGAACAACATGGCAATGCCTCGCAAAGGAGCCGGCAAGGAGGAGACACTCACCATCAAAGTGGACATGAAGCGCACCATGGGCCAGAACAG CCAGCTGTGCTACTCTTCAGACCGCCAGCTGTCGTTGGATCTGGTCAATGTGGGCCGCCAGCGCCTCGACTTCCTACCCATGCTAGAGCATTCTGGGACGTACCGGGAGTCCACAATGCACTCTGGAACTTTTGCCCAGGAGATCATCACCCTGGTGCACCAGGTCAAAG agCATTACTTTAGGGGTGATAGTGTAAAGCTGACCGAGCGTTTCTGTGGCGCCCAAGATGGTCTGcctgaggaggagcaggaggaagagaggccTACTCTGAACAG gcGGTTCAACATGAGTCTGTCAGAGCCAGACATGGAACCTCTCTTCTCCAAAGTTGGCCGCATGCAG aAGCAGCAGCAGGCGGTGAGTGACCCAGGAGACCTGAGACAtgacctggagaggaggagacaggagaggctgGAAGGGGTGAAGGTCACCATCCCTGGAGGCAGGCTTTCAAAGCGCCCCCTGGTTGCTGGGAG TGACCATCATGAGGAGTATGGTAGTGGGGAAGAGGAGGttcaggaggaagaggatggctTCTCTTCAGGCTGGCCAGGCCTaccacagagaggagggaggtggcccggagagatg aggagaggaggcataGTTAGACAAAACATGGGCGGCCAGCGGAGGAACAACCGGTCTCCTAATCTCCCCGGCAACCATCTGGGACCAATAAGGCAACAGAACCGCAATATTAACG GTGCCAACTGGTGA